From Neobacillus sp. PS2-9, the proteins below share one genomic window:
- a CDS encoding ABC transporter substrate-binding protein, producing the protein MFTRKIGIFSLIVLLLVSMISGCSSEKSSANGPVEIEFWYGLGGKLGENVEKRIKEFNASQNEVKVKGVAQGSYDETLQKLQAAIAAKKVPAAVLLKNDPMDAFAKKGTLASLTKYIKEDADFHPEDFVDAFYQQGTINGEQYALPLYGTTQVLYYRKDMFEKAGIAPEQLKTWESFAEVTKQLTKKSGDKTEVYGWAPMWGPDNMIDAALSNGAKYLSEDGKKVLVDSPEWVKAWEFFRKGIQEDKTMTIHHDGQGWEYWYKTIDDAMQGRAAGYTGSSGDQGDLDFSILAAYPQPGWEGHEAAPHAGAQMGAIPALASEKEKKAAFKWLKFFTNAENTADWSINSGYIPVRKSAQDVPAYKEFAEKNPQINVPLQQAQIATPPFVDPTGGKIYDALVKAADKVEIEGVSAEKALKDAQKEAQRALDKVVKK; encoded by the coding sequence ATGTTTACAAGAAAAATAGGTATATTTAGTTTGATTGTTTTATTACTAGTCTCAATGATTTCAGGTTGTTCTTCAGAGAAGTCATCTGCAAATGGACCAGTAGAAATTGAGTTTTGGTATGGTTTAGGCGGAAAGCTTGGTGAGAATGTTGAAAAAAGAATTAAAGAATTTAACGCTAGCCAAAATGAAGTTAAGGTTAAGGGTGTAGCTCAAGGTTCATATGATGAAACATTACAAAAGCTGCAAGCAGCGATAGCAGCAAAAAAAGTTCCAGCTGCAGTTCTTTTGAAAAATGACCCGATGGATGCTTTCGCAAAAAAAGGAACTTTAGCGTCTCTAACAAAATACATAAAAGAGGATGCTGACTTCCATCCAGAAGATTTTGTTGATGCTTTTTATCAACAAGGAACAATTAATGGAGAGCAGTATGCATTACCACTTTATGGAACAACACAAGTTCTTTATTATCGTAAGGATATGTTTGAAAAGGCTGGTATTGCTCCTGAACAATTAAAGACATGGGAATCATTTGCAGAAGTAACAAAACAATTAACAAAGAAAAGTGGAGATAAGACAGAGGTTTATGGTTGGGCACCAATGTGGGGACCAGATAACATGATCGATGCAGCACTTAGTAATGGTGCAAAATATTTAAGTGAAGATGGTAAAAAGGTGTTAGTCGATTCTCCAGAATGGGTAAAAGCATGGGAGTTTTTCAGAAAAGGAATCCAAGAGGATAAGACGATGACAATCCATCACGATGGTCAGGGCTGGGAATATTGGTATAAGACAATCGATGATGCAATGCAAGGGCGTGCCGCAGGTTACACGGGTTCAAGTGGTGACCAGGGAGATTTAGATTTCTCTATTTTAGCAGCATATCCACAGCCGGGCTGGGAAGGTCATGAAGCAGCTCCACATGCAGGGGCACAGATGGGTGCCATTCCTGCTCTAGCATCTGAGAAAGAAAAGAAAGCAGCATTTAAATGGTTGAAATTCTTCACAAATGCTGAAAACACAGCTGATTGGTCAATTAATTCTGGTTATATTCCAGTTAGAAAATCGGCACAGGATGTTCCAGCATACAAGGAGTTTGCTGAGAAGAATCCACAAATTAATGTCCCGTTACAGCAGGCGCAAATTGCTACACCACCATTTGTCGATCCTACTGGTGGCAAAATTTACGATGCACTAGTAAAAGCTGCAGATAAAGTAGAAATTGAAGGGGTATCTGCTGAGAAAGCATTGAAGGATGCCCAAAAAGAGGCACAAAGGGCACTAGATAAAGTAGTGAAAAAATAA
- a CDS encoding MFS transporter: MTNNKLPYLLGSMISNFGDGIQQIAIMWYIYHLTGEALSIGVMIAIYYLPSILLTPFVSVYVDHHQSKRIVVLTDIFRFIIVLTMSILIFLHFESTLFIYFLQFLLAVCYTIYKPAEQSFIKESFLDKDIPFVISKSSSLNDGALIVGSAVSGVLLIKLSLSLSFFINSLTFLLAAILYFLVKQINAKQKKQNKIQYFSELLSGWEFIKNRDGMRYLLFLSILNSISIQMTTTILLPLAKVFKGGSGLYSVFDISFAVGGILAGIVVTYFLKKYKQWSIVFTMVGMALTAVLLHFNSFKTTAAILVFVLGLFTMSHLIVTQTLIQLNSTKEYIGRVVGLRTMLASIVKITSALTTGILISKIGVSHIFLLFSLIIFASCFTLQGLKKVNVPDMV; this comes from the coding sequence ATGACGAATAATAAATTACCGTATTTACTAGGTTCGATGATTAGTAATTTCGGAGACGGAATACAGCAAATTGCAATTATGTGGTACATTTACCATTTAACAGGTGAGGCCCTTTCGATTGGCGTTATGATAGCCATTTATTATCTACCAAGTATTTTATTAACACCATTTGTTTCCGTATATGTGGATCACCATCAGTCAAAAAGGATTGTAGTGTTGACAGATATCTTTCGATTCATCATCGTACTGACCATGTCTATTCTGATATTTTTACATTTCGAATCAACACTTTTCATCTACTTTTTACAGTTCCTATTAGCTGTCTGTTACACCATCTATAAACCAGCTGAGCAGTCTTTTATAAAAGAATCTTTCTTAGACAAAGATATTCCCTTTGTTATCTCTAAGTCTTCTTCGCTAAATGACGGTGCCTTAATTGTAGGTTCTGCGGTATCTGGCGTGTTACTGATTAAATTGTCCTTATCCCTAAGTTTTTTTATTAACTCGCTGACCTTCCTGCTAGCTGCCATTCTCTATTTTTTAGTTAAACAGATCAACGCAAAACAAAAGAAACAAAACAAAATACAATATTTTTCAGAGCTTCTTTCCGGATGGGAATTTATCAAAAATCGAGACGGAATGAGATATCTACTATTTTTATCTATTTTGAATAGCATTAGCATTCAAATGACCACCACTATCCTATTACCGTTAGCGAAGGTGTTTAAAGGAGGTAGCGGACTATACTCGGTCTTTGATATTTCTTTTGCTGTAGGGGGAATACTCGCTGGAATCGTAGTCACGTACTTTTTAAAAAAGTATAAACAATGGTCGATTGTTTTTACAATGGTGGGAATGGCGTTAACAGCTGTCTTGTTACATTTTAATAGTTTCAAGACAACAGCAGCTATTTTAGTTTTTGTCCTTGGATTATTTACGATGTCTCACTTAATTGTTACCCAGACCCTTATTCAACTGAATTCAACCAAAGAGTATATTGGAAGAGTTGTCGGTTTAAGAACCATGTTAGCTTCTATTGTAAAAATCACATCTGCCCTAACAACAGGTATATTAATCTCCAAAATTGGTGTAAGCCATATCTTTCTCCTATTTTCACTCATTATCTTTGCCAGTTGTTTCACCTTACAAGGATTAAAGAAAGTGAATGTGCCAGATATGGTCTAA
- a CDS encoding SRPBCC family protein — MPSEIQHVELDIPIEVIWKFIRDPDNWAPLVPGYIQHEIVNENQITWEFKSDLLGIMKKKVSLIIDNIIWNEPLKVSFELKRSNEKYLGEGYFEAKAMNRNKTRVTGFLEINATGPMGSLANTLFKKAIQKSDEEVAVAISSKLEEFNRR, encoded by the coding sequence ATGCCAAGTGAAATTCAACATGTAGAATTAGATATCCCAATTGAAGTGATTTGGAAATTTATACGCGATCCGGATAACTGGGCCCCCTTGGTCCCAGGTTATATTCAACATGAAATAGTAAATGAAAACCAAATTACATGGGAATTTAAAAGCGACCTCTTAGGCATTATGAAAAAAAAGGTCAGTTTAATCATTGATAATATCATATGGAATGAACCTTTGAAGGTAAGTTTCGAATTAAAGCGCTCGAATGAAAAATACCTAGGTGAAGGATATTTCGAGGCTAAAGCAATGAATAGAAACAAAACAAGAGTAACAGGGTTTCTTGAAATTAATGCAACCGGTCCTATGGGCTCTTTAGCTAATACACTTTTTAAAAAAGCCATTCAAAAGTCGGATGAAGAAGTAGCCGTAGCTATCTCTTCTAAACTGGAAGAATTCAATAGAAGATAG
- a CDS encoding acyltransferase — MEKRRLFYLDHLRVVLTVLVLVHHTAITYGADGSWVYEDVEPTNGLSVTAIILTLFTAINQSYFMGLFFFLSGYFTPPSFNRKGAKVFLKDRLIHLGIPLIFYTFLIGPFIQYIVGFKNEYSFSEFYQKEILTLHSINIGPLWFVEALLIFSILYIAYRKFFLGIQQASKDFPSNRKLFFTAISLGIAAFLIRLGWPTGVGILGLQFGYFPSYILLFIAGTTAYQHNWLDQISVKTVKLWAMISAITIPILPIALIATGALEGNMHVSGGWGFQAFVYAMWEPFVCIGICLWLLSMFKTRHNVTKKMWRTLSESAYTLYIIHPLVLVSISLYLHQFDLPALLKFLIVAGTGPVIGFVLSAWICKIPGIKRIL, encoded by the coding sequence ATGGAAAAAAGGAGATTATTCTATTTAGACCATTTACGTGTCGTACTAACCGTTTTGGTCTTGGTACATCACACAGCAATAACATATGGGGCAGATGGGTCATGGGTTTATGAAGATGTCGAACCAACCAATGGTTTAAGTGTGACTGCAATTATTTTGACGCTTTTTACGGCTATTAATCAATCATATTTTATGGGATTATTTTTCTTTCTATCTGGATATTTTACTCCTCCATCATTTAACCGGAAAGGAGCTAAAGTTTTCTTAAAAGACCGTTTAATTCACTTAGGGATTCCATTAATTTTTTATACCTTTCTAATAGGACCATTTATCCAATATATAGTAGGATTTAAGAATGAATATTCCTTTAGTGAATTCTATCAAAAAGAGATCCTTACCTTGCATAGCATTAACATTGGCCCACTATGGTTTGTTGAAGCTTTATTAATTTTTTCGATTCTTTATATTGCTTATCGTAAGTTCTTTTTAGGAATCCAACAAGCTTCAAAAGATTTTCCTTCAAATAGGAAATTATTCTTTACGGCAATTAGCTTAGGTATAGCAGCATTTTTAATTCGCTTAGGTTGGCCAACAGGAGTGGGAATTCTAGGTTTACAGTTTGGTTATTTTCCTTCGTATATCTTACTATTTATCGCCGGTACAACAGCGTATCAGCATAATTGGTTAGATCAGATAAGTGTAAAAACAGTAAAACTTTGGGCCATGATTTCAGCCATTACCATACCTATTTTACCAATTGCACTTATAGCGACAGGTGCCTTAGAGGGGAATATGCATGTTTCAGGGGGATGGGGATTTCAGGCTTTTGTTTATGCGATGTGGGAGCCATTTGTTTGCATAGGTATTTGCTTATGGCTGCTTTCAATGTTTAAAACAAGGCATAATGTAACAAAGAAGATGTGGAGAACGTTATCTGAATCAGCTTATACCCTGTATATCATCCATCCTCTTGTTCTTGTCAGTATAAGTTTATATTTACACCAATTTGATTTACCGGCCCTATTGAAGTTTTTAATCGTTGCAGGAACCGGACCCGTTATTGGATTTGTTTTATCAGCCTGGATATGCAAGATTCCAGGAATAAAAAGAATACTATAG
- a CDS encoding carbohydrate ABC transporter permease, whose protein sequence is MKKVPILLARHVVLIFISIMMVFPFLWMVVSALKTKDEIWQFPPTLWPEKPMWNHFTEAWSMAPFDQYIFNSVFTATGIVLIQIVNSALIAYAFTQLRFKGRNLLFGIILISYMLPVAATYVPSYVILADFHLLDTYKGLILSNACSVFGIFLFRQAFLQVPKELIEAGRVDGATHWTIIWRIIFPTTKATFITFALISFVQNYNSYLWPTLITTSESKMLITTGLRQFFIQEGAYGIQWPLIMVASTFAVLPLLILFIFVQKWIISGISDQGLKG, encoded by the coding sequence TTGAAAAAAGTACCTATTTTACTAGCAAGGCATGTAGTTTTGATCTTCATTAGCATCATGATGGTATTTCCTTTCTTATGGATGGTGGTAAGTGCGCTTAAAACAAAGGATGAAATTTGGCAGTTTCCACCCACCCTTTGGCCAGAAAAACCCATGTGGAACCATTTTACCGAAGCATGGTCCATGGCGCCATTTGACCAATATATCTTTAATAGTGTCTTTACCGCAACGGGCATTGTTCTTATTCAAATCGTTAACTCAGCACTGATTGCTTATGCTTTTACCCAATTGCGTTTTAAAGGAAGAAATCTATTATTTGGAATCATTTTGATTTCCTATATGCTACCTGTTGCGGCTACATATGTACCAAGCTACGTCATCCTAGCCGATTTTCATTTACTAGATACGTATAAAGGGCTTATTTTATCAAATGCTTGCAGTGTCTTTGGGATATTTCTGTTTAGGCAAGCATTCCTTCAGGTGCCAAAAGAATTGATTGAGGCTGGAAGAGTAGATGGAGCAACACACTGGACCATCATTTGGAGGATTATTTTTCCTACGACGAAAGCTACCTTCATCACTTTTGCATTAATTAGCTTTGTCCAAAACTATAATAGTTATCTCTGGCCAACATTAATAACCACTAGTGAAAGCAAAATGTTAATCACTACTGGGTTAAGGCAATTCTTTATTCAAGAAGGCGCATATGGAATTCAATGGCCACTTATCATGGTTGCAAGCACATTCGCTGTCTTGCCATTATTGATATTATTCATATTTGTACAAAAGTGGATTATCTCTGGCATTAGTGACCAGGGGTTAAAAGGATAA
- a CDS encoding CehA/McbA family metallohydrolase, protein MTASYSTKIDGVLQAPSFSLPFDVDTEFDWLELTISFSVKGWYSILIWDPNQTLRAQSLAINEPKTIMISTSWKDTSFGAVTGKLASGTWSIEILSNPTSENRHYTIEYMGGFGRKNENSVEGITWSKDGMAKGFLLNDYQKDQVFNSETRWYKGDFHTHTTESDGKMTPFYGMAQARKMNLDFFVATDHNILPTKWLEDEIMVIPGVEITSSKGHFNALGLTKWIDWRPSCADGGMETEEGMNRIIREVKTADAIVSINHPMLKPWEWQYRTTLLADIDVIEIWNDPTYKDNPEATEQALLLWNTLWNDGYRMYGIGGSDSHLLPTESYEEDGPPSVIGDPATFVYCEGLTASSLLNGVRRGRAYVSRGPEFIINIFVDGVSYLAGSNLTDCFDEKDEVEVWYEIMPMKTPANATLHWIQDGQIVKDIPMIEGNIIQNQFILKKAEVSWIRFEIRSEDGKLLSFVNPIFSGEKIPTLTTWGDLLDTVK, encoded by the coding sequence TTGACTGCTTCGTACTCAACAAAGATTGACGGTGTGTTACAGGCACCGTCTTTCTCTTTACCGTTTGATGTAGATACTGAATTTGACTGGCTTGAATTGACCATCTCTTTTTCGGTTAAAGGATGGTACTCGATTTTAATATGGGATCCTAATCAGACTCTAAGGGCTCAATCCCTTGCCATTAATGAGCCCAAGACGATTATGATTTCTACTTCTTGGAAGGATACAAGCTTTGGTGCTGTTACTGGAAAACTAGCTTCAGGAACCTGGTCGATTGAAATTTTGAGTAACCCTACATCTGAAAATCGTCACTATACGATAGAATATATGGGTGGTTTTGGGCGAAAAAATGAAAATAGCGTGGAAGGTATAACCTGGTCAAAGGACGGAATGGCAAAGGGCTTTCTTTTAAACGATTATCAAAAAGATCAGGTGTTTAATTCTGAGACACGATGGTATAAAGGGGATTTTCATACACATACAACGGAATCGGATGGTAAGATGACACCTTTTTATGGAATGGCACAGGCCAGAAAAATGAATCTGGATTTCTTTGTAGCTACTGACCATAATATACTTCCAACAAAATGGCTAGAAGATGAAATTATGGTGATTCCTGGTGTGGAAATTACTTCTTCAAAAGGGCACTTTAATGCACTCGGCCTAACCAAATGGATTGATTGGCGTCCGTCTTGTGCAGATGGTGGTATGGAGACTGAAGAAGGCATGAATCGAATTATACGTGAGGTCAAAACAGCTGATGCCATAGTCAGCATAAATCACCCTATGCTAAAACCTTGGGAGTGGCAGTATCGAACAACTCTGTTAGCTGATATCGATGTGATTGAAATTTGGAATGATCCAACCTACAAGGATAACCCGGAAGCAACTGAACAGGCATTGCTATTATGGAATACGTTGTGGAATGATGGGTATCGGATGTATGGTATTGGGGGTTCCGATTCACATTTATTGCCTACAGAGTCATATGAGGAAGATGGGCCTCCATCTGTCATTGGGGATCCTGCAACATTTGTCTATTGTGAAGGATTGACAGCTAGTTCTCTATTAAATGGGGTAAGAAGGGGCCGAGCGTATGTATCAAGAGGGCCTGAATTTATTATTAATATTTTTGTAGATGGAGTGTCCTATTTGGCGGGCAGTAATTTAACCGATTGTTTTGATGAAAAGGATGAGGTCGAGGTATGGTATGAGATTATGCCAATGAAAACCCCAGCGAATGCGACTCTTCATTGGATTCAAGACGGTCAAATCGTAAAAGATATCCCAATGATTGAGGGGAATATTATTCAAAACCAATTTATTTTAAAGAAGGCAGAGGTAAGCTGGATTCGTTTTGAAATTCGCTCTGAGGACGGGAAGTTACTTAGTTTTGTAAATCCCATATTCAGCGGTGAAAAAATACCTACCCTTACCACATGGGGAGACCTGTTAGATACGGTGAAATGA
- a CDS encoding nucleotidyltransferase domain-containing protein — protein sequence MKERILEEIRRLEELHDIKICFVVESGSRAWGFPSKDSDYDVRFIYVHRKEWYLSIDQKRDVIELPINDFLDMNGWELRKALQLFRKSNPPLMEWLHSGIVYYQAFSLVDKMKAIQEKVFQPHSALYHYLNMARGNYRDYLQGDQVKIKKYFYVLRPILACMWIEKYYTVPPILFQDLIMDLLGEGELKKEIFTLLERKIRGDELKLEPKVTVINEFLENELIRLEGYTKSLKITKENFTPLLDELFREVLEEVWL from the coding sequence ATGAAAGAGCGAATTCTTGAAGAAATAAGAAGGCTGGAAGAACTGCATGATATAAAGATCTGTTTTGTAGTTGAGTCAGGCAGTAGGGCCTGGGGATTTCCATCCAAGGATAGTGATTATGATGTCCGTTTTATCTATGTTCATAGAAAAGAGTGGTATTTGAGCATTGATCAAAAACGGGATGTGATTGAACTGCCAATCAATGACTTTCTCGATATGAATGGTTGGGAATTGCGAAAAGCCCTCCAACTTTTTAGAAAATCAAATCCGCCGTTAATGGAGTGGCTTCATTCTGGAATAGTCTATTATCAAGCTTTTTCCCTCGTAGACAAAATGAAGGCGATTCAAGAGAAGGTATTTCAGCCCCATTCTGCGCTTTATCATTATTTAAACATGGCGAGGGGCAATTATCGTGATTATCTTCAAGGTGATCAGGTGAAAATAAAAAAATATTTTTATGTCCTTCGGCCCATATTGGCCTGTATGTGGATTGAAAAATATTATACTGTTCCCCCAATTTTGTTTCAAGATTTGATCATGGATTTACTTGGAGAGGGTGAGCTTAAAAAAGAAATTTTTACCTTACTAGAAAGGAAAATAAGAGGGGATGAGCTGAAACTTGAGCCCAAGGTTACTGTGATAAACGAATTTCTAGAAAATGAATTGATACGACTAGAGGGATACACAAAGTCATTAAAGATAACAAAGGAGAATTTCACCCCATTACTCGATGAGTTATTTAGAGAAGTTCTCGAGGAAGTGTGGTTATAA
- a CDS encoding carbohydrate ABC transporter permease, translating into MAPLLFILPAIIPLLIFWIYPMGKSFLISFTNWDYVSPDYEFVGFSNYTDLLTDPTFYSVLLNTFVFSMGVVLPCVVGGLLLALLVSGKSKGMGIYRTLIFSPWVTPTVAISIVWSWIYEPKVGFANWILNLLHLPGLEWTSSSTWAMPAVIIVSVWKGVGWAMIFYLNALKKVPVSLYEAASLDGASKWRQFVHITIPIISPTTLFLVVITSIDALQAYDQIQVLTQGGPAGSTRTMLYFYYQTAFEEFNMGKATATAIILVLITGVFSFLQFLLSKRWVHYQ; encoded by the coding sequence ATAGCTCCCTTGTTGTTTATCCTACCAGCTATTATTCCACTTCTAATCTTCTGGATTTATCCAATGGGAAAATCCTTCCTTATTAGTTTTACAAATTGGGACTATGTCAGCCCTGATTACGAATTTGTGGGTTTTAGCAATTATACCGATTTATTAACAGATCCTACCTTTTACTCCGTCCTCTTAAATACATTCGTATTTTCAATGGGCGTAGTCCTTCCTTGTGTAGTAGGAGGTTTGTTGCTTGCTTTGTTAGTAAGTGGGAAGAGTAAGGGAATGGGAATCTATCGGACTTTGATATTTTCACCGTGGGTTACTCCCACTGTCGCCATTTCCATTGTCTGGTCCTGGATTTATGAACCGAAAGTAGGATTTGCGAATTGGATTCTTAACTTACTTCACCTTCCTGGTCTTGAATGGACTTCTAGCTCTACTTGGGCGATGCCTGCCGTCATTATCGTTAGTGTTTGGAAGGGTGTAGGTTGGGCAATGATTTTTTACTTAAACGCTTTGAAAAAGGTTCCTGTCAGTCTTTACGAAGCAGCTTCATTAGACGGGGCAAGCAAATGGCGCCAATTTGTACATATTACAATTCCAATTATTTCACCAACAACCCTATTCTTGGTAGTCATCACCTCGATTGACGCACTCCAGGCCTATGATCAGATTCAAGTGTTAACTCAGGGGGGGCCTGCAGGAAGTACCCGAACCATGCTTTATTTTTATTACCAAACAGCATTTGAGGAATTTAACATGGGAAAGGCAACTGCAACGGCCATCATATTGGTGTTGATTACTGGAGTATTCTCGTTCCTCCAGTTTCTATTATCCAAACGATGGGTGCATTACCAATAA
- a CDS encoding LL-diaminopimelate aminotransferase: MNLIASEKLQKMSASIFQEVANRKKEAIKRGKDVIDLSVGSPDFPPPSFVVDSLVEASKDTSRYGYTLTGIPEFHEAVSYFYKKRYAVELNQENEVLQLMGSQDGLAHLATALINPGDYVLVPDPGYPIYEASVNIAGGVIYPLPLLAENKFQPKLDEIPLEVLQNTKMMIISYPGNPVTALADRSFFEKVVAFAKLHEILIVHDFAYSELIFDDHPQLSFMSIPGAKEVGIEFNSLSKTFNMAGCRIGYVVGNRQAIEILASFKSHIDYGIFYPIQKAAVTALTSDFHFLREQVKEYELRRDALISGLKKSGWQVEKSPATMFVWAKIPAGWTSREFAFELIDQAGVAVIPGDAFGRLGEGYVRIAMVQPPEQLSIAAERIHQFIMKQNIFLDAIR, encoded by the coding sequence ATGAATCTCATAGCATCGGAAAAACTGCAAAAGATGTCTGCAAGTATTTTTCAAGAAGTAGCGAATCGTAAGAAAGAAGCCATAAAAAGAGGAAAAGATGTCATTGATTTAAGTGTCGGGTCTCCTGATTTTCCCCCGCCGTCGTTTGTGGTGGATTCATTAGTTGAAGCTTCAAAGGACACAAGTCGATATGGATATACACTGACAGGAATACCTGAATTTCATGAAGCAGTCAGTTATTTTTATAAAAAAAGGTATGCGGTTGAACTAAACCAAGAAAATGAAGTCTTACAGCTAATGGGTTCACAGGATGGATTGGCACACTTGGCTACAGCCCTGATTAATCCAGGTGACTATGTTTTGGTTCCAGACCCTGGTTATCCCATTTATGAAGCAAGTGTAAACATTGCGGGTGGAGTAATTTATCCTCTACCGTTGTTAGCCGAAAATAAGTTTCAACCAAAGTTGGATGAAATCCCATTAGAAGTACTTCAGAATACAAAAATGATGATTATCAGTTATCCCGGAAACCCTGTTACTGCATTAGCAGATAGAAGTTTCTTTGAAAAGGTAGTGGCCTTTGCAAAGTTGCATGAAATCTTGATTGTTCATGATTTTGCATATTCTGAATTGATTTTTGATGATCATCCGCAGCTTAGTTTCATGTCAATACCAGGAGCAAAAGAGGTCGGAATTGAGTTCAATTCACTTTCCAAAACCTTTAATATGGCTGGTTGTCGAATCGGCTACGTTGTCGGCAATAGGCAAGCCATTGAGATTTTAGCTTCATTTAAGTCTCATATTGATTATGGAATTTTTTATCCGATACAAAAAGCAGCAGTAACTGCATTGACCTCCGACTTTCATTTTCTTCGAGAACAAGTGAAAGAATATGAACTTCGTCGGGATGCATTAATTTCTGGTCTAAAGAAAAGTGGATGGCAGGTTGAAAAGTCTCCTGCAACGATGTTTGTGTGGGCAAAAATACCTGCTGGATGGACATCAAGGGAGTTTGCCTTTGAATTGATTGATCAAGCAGGTGTGGCAGTCATTCCAGGTGACGCATTTGGAAGGTTGGGAGAAGGGTATGTACGAATAGCTATGGTACAGCCCCCAGAACAGTTATCGATAGCAGCAGAACGAATCCATCAATTTATAATGAAACAGAACATTTTTCTTGACGCAATTCGTTAG
- a CDS encoding cadherin-like beta sandwich domain-containing protein, translating into MFAKVPKRGINIILVASIIGMGNYSYIPIAYAESTVPVQENQSENTLSKLEIEGIKLDRDFTADVKEYSTTVENETKEIKLLVESGNPETSITINDTSIKSGVASIFSLLTEENKFLITVSDGTHQQNTYALTVTRKQNGNNLLQKLQLSTGKLSPSFSSEIYEYNMGIADDVPSLTIKPIAAETTSTIQVNGTSLKEGSVSVDLPIGKSIITIVVTAENGEKKTYTINVARGNSANSQTTIPTQNNRTNTFQPTMSQQGNTTITAQKVSKATLSSLTVNNGTWDSAFSTDEFTYHVSVGNDIDSITLSPTARYSSSTILIEGGTSKTIKLDADNKTVISIVVTYSDDDRKTYVLVIDRKE; encoded by the coding sequence ATGTTTGCGAAGGTACCAAAAAGAGGAATAAATATTATACTTGTTGCTTCCATAATCGGGATGGGGAACTATTCTTACATACCTATTGCATATGCTGAAAGTACAGTTCCTGTACAGGAAAATCAGTCTGAAAACACACTTTCAAAATTAGAAATTGAAGGGATTAAGCTCGATCGTGATTTTACGGCAGATGTTAAAGAATATTCTACTACTGTAGAAAATGAAACAAAGGAAATTAAATTACTTGTAGAAAGTGGTAATCCAGAAACCAGCATTACCATAAATGACACGTCTATCAAAAGTGGTGTAGCAAGCATATTTTCACTTCTAACAGAAGAAAACAAATTCCTCATTACTGTTTCTGACGGTACACACCAACAGAATACCTATGCGCTTACCGTTACTAGAAAACAAAATGGGAATAACCTTTTGCAAAAGTTACAATTGTCTACTGGAAAACTATCACCGAGCTTTTCATCTGAAATATACGAGTATAATATGGGAATAGCAGACGACGTACCGTCTCTTACAATAAAACCTATTGCAGCAGAAACAACATCAACTATTCAGGTAAACGGGACTAGCCTTAAAGAAGGAAGTGTTTCGGTGGACCTTCCTATTGGGAAATCAATCATCACTATTGTTGTTACGGCAGAGAATGGGGAAAAAAAGACCTATACAATAAATGTGGCTAGGGGTAATTCGGCCAATTCACAAACAACCATCCCAACACAAAACAATCGAACCAATACATTCCAACCAACTATGAGCCAACAAGGTAATACCACAATCACAGCACAAAAAGTCAGTAAAGCAACCCTTTCTTCACTAACAGTTAACAATGGAACATGGGATAGTGCATTTTCTACTGATGAATTTACTTACCATGTGTCTGTTGGTAATGATATTGATTCCATAACATTAAGCCCAACTGCACGCTACAGCAGTTCAACCATCTTAATTGAAGGTGGCACAAGCAAAACGATCAAGTTAGACGCTGATAACAAAACCGTTATTTCAATTGTTGTAACTTATAGTGATGATGATCGAAAAACTTATGTCCTCGTCATTGATAGAAAAGAATAA